One Candidatus Neomarinimicrobiota bacterium DNA window includes the following coding sequences:
- a CDS encoding Lrp/AsnC family transcriptional regulator codes for MDQTDKILLRALQENGRITYHELAEKTGLTVPAVRDRIIKLKERGIIRGFHAVVDAKLLNKDITAFIMIESVAIHYRDLIDYARQEPAIQECHSITGGGSHLIKVRTKNTNSLEKLLSKIQCWPGVKGTETHVVLSTFKENTFTEPDETELEK; via the coding sequence ATGGATCAGACAGATAAGATACTCTTGCGGGCTCTTCAGGAAAACGGCAGGATTACGTATCACGAACTGGCGGAAAAGACCGGATTGACTGTTCCCGCGGTTCGGGACAGGATTATTAAGCTTAAAGAACGGGGAATCATCCGGGGCTTCCATGCCGTTGTGGATGCAAAACTATTGAACAAAGATATCACAGCATTCATCATGATAGAAAGTGTTGCGATTCACTACCGGGATCTCATTGATTATGCGCGCCAGGAACCGGCCATTCAGGAATGTCACTCCATCACCGGCGGAGGTTCCCATCTCATTAAAGTTCGCACCAAAAATACCAACTCCCTCGAAAAACTCTTAAGCAAAATCCAATGTTGGCCGGGTGTCAAAGGGACCGAGACCCATGTGGTGCTCAGTACCTTCAAGGAAAACACCTTTACTGAGCCTGATGAGACGGAATTGGAGAAATAA
- a CDS encoding metallophosphoesterase — translation MIRKAVFVFLFIPLFLMGENLHGHLPKLPGTPVSGRTHRIVTDGPEIDIVRNDEDGRLARIRFTTLIPSPAVRVYYGIIIPDDLLQAPRYRWSATEKSDTISTQHTVYLNLENLFSKYADIDSIFRKHDGGVVVYRLEIRNPGTASAHYYDNRFRFKGNERIACISEGPFIDLVKTNSAVFSWKTDYPAVSALYVDGKRYVAKSTPNTEHQVRVTGLKGTEHRYDIEITYHNISYRTPTRPFSTPDNNNHVLFAVMSDSRAAAGGGASDYNAVNIDALSALLNHAYFRGSEFVLFSGDLIGGFCSDPDDYRSQMKSWKTITAQTGSMIPVYEGMGNHDVSIDIYRNEKGYRYYLDKKGNENSEALFAEAFVNPEDAYPAPEHPEAPSYRENVYFFDRENIRIISVNTNYWYSSRPEEIGGNLIGYIMDKQLAWVDSIVADADKNPEIDHIFLFAHSPAFPTGGHVSSGMWWSGGDSLKNRYSDGTPLDRSYVVKRRNEFWKTIASSSKTRAVFFGDEHNYSRLLVDKDFPANPDGSPADFKHPVYQIITGGAGAPFYAKDPGTPWHDQVGAFSGLKHYILVETHKKSAWIYVYAKSGQLIEKLQIAQNGNTICRETMRPAPTRIGHF, via the coding sequence ATGATCCGAAAAGCCGTATTCGTATTCCTCTTCATACCCCTGTTTCTGATGGGAGAAAATCTTCATGGACATTTGCCGAAGTTACCCGGTACTCCTGTATCTGGAAGAACTCATCGGATTGTGACTGATGGCCCGGAGATTGATATCGTCCGGAATGACGAAGACGGCCGTTTGGCCCGCATACGCTTTACAACCCTCATCCCGTCCCCGGCTGTCCGGGTGTATTACGGCATTATCATCCCGGATGATCTGCTCCAGGCTCCCCGTTACCGGTGGTCGGCAACAGAAAAAAGCGATACAATATCCACACAGCATACCGTATATCTGAACCTTGAGAATCTCTTTTCAAAATATGCGGATATTGACAGTATCTTCAGAAAACACGATGGCGGTGTTGTTGTCTACCGTCTGGAAATCCGCAATCCCGGGACTGCCAGTGCACATTATTATGACAACCGGTTCCGTTTTAAGGGAAACGAGCGCATTGCATGCATTTCAGAAGGCCCCTTTATTGATCTGGTGAAAACGAACAGTGCTGTTTTCAGCTGGAAAACAGACTATCCGGCAGTTAGCGCCCTTTATGTTGACGGAAAACGATATGTGGCCAAAAGCACACCAAATACGGAACATCAGGTCCGGGTTACCGGTTTAAAAGGAACAGAGCATCGTTATGATATAGAAATCACGTACCACAATATTTCATACAGGACACCCACAAGACCTTTCAGCACACCGGATAACAACAATCATGTTCTTTTTGCCGTGATGAGTGATTCCCGGGCGGCAGCCGGCGGTGGAGCCAGTGATTACAATGCCGTCAACATTGATGCTTTATCCGCCTTATTGAATCACGCCTATTTCAGAGGAAGCGAGTTTGTGCTTTTCAGCGGGGATCTTATTGGAGGGTTCTGTAGTGATCCGGATGATTACCGAAGCCAGATGAAGTCCTGGAAAACAATCACAGCACAAACCGGATCCATGATTCCTGTTTACGAAGGAATGGGAAATCACGATGTTTCCATTGATATTTACCGAAATGAAAAGGGATACCGGTATTATCTGGACAAAAAAGGAAACGAAAATTCTGAGGCTCTTTTTGCTGAAGCCTTTGTCAATCCTGAGGATGCGTATCCGGCCCCGGAACATCCGGAAGCGCCGTCGTACCGTGAAAATGTCTACTTTTTTGACCGGGAGAATATCCGGATTATCTCCGTGAATACCAATTACTGGTACAGTTCGCGGCCGGAAGAAATTGGTGGTAATCTCATCGGTTACATCATGGATAAGCAACTGGCCTGGGTAGATAGTATTGTGGCGGACGCAGATAAAAATCCTGAAATAGATCACATCTTTTTATTTGCTCACAGTCCGGCCTTCCCAACCGGCGGCCATGTGAGTTCAGGTATGTGGTGGTCCGGCGGTGATTCCCTGAAAAACCGGTATTCCGACGGCACACCCCTTGACCGCTCCTATGTTGTAAAACGCCGGAATGAATTCTGGAAAACCATCGCTTCATCATCCAAAACCCGGGCCGTGTTTTTTGGTGACGAACACAATTATTCGCGCCTTTTGGTGGACAAGGATTTCCCCGCAAATCCCGACGGTTCTCCTGCTGATTTCAAACATCCTGTATATCAAATAATTACGGGCGGGGCCGGTGCACCCTTTTATGCAAAAGATCCTGGAACTCCCTGGCATGATCAGGTAGGTGCTTTCAGTGGACTCAAACATTATATCCTGGTTGAAACACATAAAAAGAGTGCCTGGATTTACGTGTACGCCAAATCAGGACAGCTGATTGAAAAACTTCAGATTGCACAAAACGGGAATACCATTTGCCGGGAAACGATGCGACCCGCCCCGACCCGGATTGGTCATTTCTGA
- a CDS encoding insulinase family protein gives MMYKIGRTYHGFTLHTIEKLQDINSTGYHFRHDKSGAELVYLVNSDPNKVFSITFRTPPWDNTGLPHILEHSVLCGSRKFPVKEPFVELIKGSLNTFLNAMTYPDKTLYPVASMNPKDFMNLMDVYMDAVLYPQIDNVPEIFYQEGWHYHLEKPEDPLTINGVVYNEMLGAFSTAESVLYRRSKQLLFPDSPYAWESGGAPDEIPLLTYEKFIQFHKTYYHPSNSRIFIYGDGDMDAHLAFLNHEYLDHFTAIDPDSEIRVPMTFTRMKAIVETYSLPAGENPEGKSYLSLHYGCGQNLSPKESMERSILMHYLMNTPGSPLKNRLRDASLGQDVFGSYESDMLSPYMSLIVKNSSPDKEEEFEKIVRETLEELRDGGLDRRQLEASLNITEFKTREGDFGSMPTGLIYNQVMMNSWLYGGNPFEYLKFDAAFKEIRESLKTNRFHQLIDEIFLNNPHTLKLRLDPEPGLSERKIRALSESLQKTKESMDPDELKSVVENTQNLIRRQNTPDSPEALATIPNLSRKDIQKKARTFPVEEISWDGGKILTHPAESKGIQYAHFYFDLSAVPEDLLPVAGLLPDLLGQLSTEKRNYTDLSNDLLFYTGGFSVQTNAFLPVNKPDAFLPKLTVSLRYLSTFTDKALDLAGEILTQTRFDEKKRIHDLIREIRSETEINLVNNGHSFAAGQVNSVLKHFGKFEEITNGYDFYTWIADLDTHFEERYDALKQNLEELMKNIFRKETMIPALTSEKEDIKIFTKHLKSFESRLYSGFLPTQTWELPLNPPNRGFYTPGDVNYVVFGTYLPENILQFNGKYYVLKHILSLDYLWNRVRVQGGAYGAFCAFSRNGRVLFSSYRDPKLRKTLETYRMIPDYLSRFDADDQFMTNIIIGTIARQDTPMSISQEGATAFSRYLTGLKDDMIQSEREEILSCTAEDIRKFADILKIAVTQGIHCTFGNEKAVKEEEELFSEIRYALK, from the coding sequence ATGATGTATAAAATCGGCCGGACGTATCACGGATTTACCCTTCACACAATAGAAAAACTGCAGGATATTAACAGTACGGGATATCATTTCCGTCACGATAAAAGCGGCGCGGAGCTGGTGTACCTGGTGAATTCCGATCCCAACAAGGTGTTCAGTATCACCTTTCGCACGCCACCCTGGGATAATACGGGACTTCCCCACATTTTGGAACATTCGGTGTTATGCGGCTCCCGGAAATTTCCGGTAAAAGAACCCTTTGTGGAACTGATCAAAGGTTCTCTGAATACATTTCTCAATGCCATGACCTATCCGGACAAGACCCTCTATCCCGTGGCCAGTATGAATCCCAAAGATTTCATGAATCTGATGGATGTGTATATGGATGCCGTCCTGTATCCTCAAATAGACAATGTCCCGGAAATTTTTTACCAGGAAGGCTGGCACTATCACCTGGAAAAGCCGGAGGATCCCCTCACGATTAACGGTGTCGTCTACAACGAAATGCTGGGAGCGTTCTCCACGGCGGAGTCTGTCCTCTACCGCCGGTCCAAACAACTCCTCTTTCCCGATTCCCCCTATGCCTGGGAATCCGGCGGGGCTCCCGATGAAATTCCGTTGCTGACCTATGAAAAATTTATCCAATTTCATAAAACCTACTACCATCCCTCCAACAGCCGGATTTTTATCTATGGGGACGGGGATATGGATGCCCATCTCGCCTTTTTAAATCATGAATACCTGGATCATTTTACCGCCATCGATCCCGATTCGGAGATCCGGGTTCCCATGACTTTCACACGGATGAAGGCAATCGTGGAAACCTACTCCCTCCCTGCCGGCGAAAATCCCGAAGGGAAATCCTATCTGAGCCTCCACTACGGATGCGGACAAAATCTGAGTCCAAAAGAATCCATGGAGCGCAGCATTCTCATGCACTATCTGATGAATACGCCCGGTTCTCCCCTGAAAAACAGGCTCCGGGACGCTTCCCTGGGACAGGATGTCTTCGGCTCTTACGAATCGGATATGCTGTCTCCCTACATGTCCCTGATTGTTAAAAACAGTTCTCCGGACAAAGAAGAGGAATTTGAAAAGATCGTACGGGAAACGCTGGAAGAACTCCGGGATGGCGGATTGGACCGCAGGCAGTTGGAAGCATCCCTGAATATTACCGAATTCAAAACCCGGGAAGGGGATTTCGGGTCCATGCCCACGGGACTCATTTATAACCAGGTGATGATGAACAGTTGGTTATACGGCGGAAATCCTTTTGAATATCTGAAATTTGATGCCGCGTTTAAGGAAATCCGTGAAAGTTTAAAAACGAATCGCTTCCATCAACTGATCGATGAGATTTTCCTGAACAACCCCCATACGTTGAAACTGCGCCTGGATCCGGAGCCGGGGCTCTCGGAACGGAAGATTCGGGCCTTGTCTGAATCTCTGCAGAAAACGAAAGAGTCCATGGATCCGGATGAACTGAAATCCGTTGTGGAAAACACCCAAAATCTGATACGAAGACAAAACACGCCTGATTCACCGGAAGCTTTGGCCACTATTCCAAACCTTAGCCGGAAAGATATCCAGAAAAAAGCGAGGACCTTTCCGGTGGAGGAAATCTCCTGGGACGGGGGAAAAATCCTCACCCATCCGGCAGAATCCAAGGGAATTCAGTATGCACACTTTTATTTTGATCTCTCTGCCGTACCGGAGGACCTGCTTCCTGTAGCAGGACTTCTTCCTGATTTGCTGGGACAACTCTCCACGGAAAAACGGAATTACACAGACCTGTCTAACGACCTGCTTTTTTATACCGGCGGATTTTCGGTTCAGACAAATGCTTTTCTGCCGGTTAATAAACCTGATGCCTTCCTGCCGAAGCTCACGGTGAGTCTGCGATACCTGTCCACCTTTACAGATAAAGCCCTGGATCTTGCCGGGGAAATTCTCACACAAACCCGTTTTGATGAAAAGAAACGGATACACGACCTGATCCGGGAAATACGCTCCGAAACCGAAATCAACCTGGTAAACAACGGTCACAGTTTTGCGGCGGGGCAGGTGAACTCCGTACTAAAGCATTTCGGAAAATTTGAAGAAATCACCAACGGATATGATTTCTATACCTGGATAGCCGATCTGGATACGCATTTTGAGGAACGGTACGATGCCCTGAAACAGAACCTTGAAGAGTTGATGAAAAACATTTTCCGGAAAGAGACAATGATTCCGGCCCTTACAAGCGAAAAAGAGGATATAAAAATCTTTACAAAGCACTTAAAATCCTTTGAATCCCGGTTGTATTCAGGATTTCTGCCGACTCAGACATGGGAGCTGCCCCTTAATCCGCCGAACCGGGGTTTTTACACGCCGGGCGATGTGAATTATGTGGTTTTCGGGACCTATTTACCGGAGAATATCCTGCAGTTCAATGGAAAATATTATGTGTTGAAACATATCCTTTCCCTGGATTACCTGTGGAACCGTGTCCGGGTTCAGGGCGGGGCATACGGAGCGTTTTGCGCCTTTTCACGGAACGGACGGGTCCTGTTCAGTTCCTACCGGGATCCCAAACTCCGGAAAACTCTGGAAACATACCGGATGATTCCCGATTACCTTTCCCGTTTTGATGCAGATGATCAGTTTATGACAAACATTATCATCGGAACAATCGCTCGTCAGGACACACCCATGAGTATCTCCCAGGAAGGGGCTACGGCCTTTTCACGGTATCTGACCGGACTAAAAGATGACATGATTCAGTCTGAACGGGAAGAAATCCTCTCCTGCACCGCCGAAGATATCCGGAAATTTGCCGATATCCTCAAAATTGCCGTTACACAGGGCATACATTGCACATTCGGCAATGAAAAAGCAGTGAAGGAAGAGGAAGAATTATTTTCTGAGATAAGATATGCTTTGAAGTGA
- a CDS encoding glutamine synthetase III, which produces MSSQPVTEIFASNVFSDEVMQQRLPEHIYLKLKDTIEKGRPLDRDIADHVANAMKEWALEKGATHYTHWFQPMNGITAEKHESFIENAGPGRIVMEFSGKELVQGEPDASSFPSGGIRSTFEARGYSVWDATSPAFLREDLTGVTLYIPTAFYSYHGEALDKKTPLLRSMQALSEQSLRILRIFGDTHTERVHASVGAEQEYFLIDKTLYNQRADLQFTGRTLFGAPPPKGQEMEDHYFGSMKERITDFMRQVDVELWKLGISAKTKHHEVAPGQYELALIHNNCNVATDHNQLVMDTISKIAERNDLVCLLHAKPFKGINGSGKHNNWSIVTDQGVNLLEPGFTPEEKLRFLVFLTAILKAVDSHADVLRLGASTPDNDERLGQHEAPPAIISVFLGDFLTHLLENLEKGADSTKKFTKTLSGGVNTLPPVLRDNTDRNRTSPFAFTGNKFEFRMVSSLASVARPNIMLNTIVADVLDEFATRLESSKNPLKEAQDMVRETYSRHKRVVFNGNGYADEWRHEAKKRGLPEYPSSLDVYPELLSEKNVALFQRQKVFNLSELKARTEIYIDTYMKQLRIEVNTMIRMAQTGILPAVLLYQKELLELVKIQSDTGIPHSSEKDYLENYRRHVLAFMKNLKSLESAASQYQVCNPENFKECLTMRDSLRAMMNALRDEGDWLECHTPKEKWPFPVYGEILYRV; this is translated from the coding sequence ATATCATCCCAACCGGTTACGGAGATTTTTGCATCCAATGTCTTCAGTGACGAGGTGATGCAACAGCGCCTGCCGGAGCATATCTACCTGAAGTTAAAGGATACCATCGAAAAAGGACGTCCTTTGGACCGTGATATTGCGGACCATGTGGCAAATGCCATGAAGGAGTGGGCATTGGAAAAAGGCGCAACCCACTATACACACTGGTTTCAACCGATGAACGGAATCACGGCCGAAAAGCATGAGTCGTTTATAGAAAATGCAGGGCCGGGACGGATTGTCATGGAATTCTCCGGAAAGGAACTCGTTCAGGGTGAACCGGATGCCTCTTCCTTTCCGTCAGGCGGAATCCGGTCTACCTTTGAAGCCCGGGGCTATTCCGTGTGGGATGCCACATCACCGGCGTTTCTCCGGGAGGATCTGACCGGTGTGACACTCTATATTCCCACGGCATTTTACTCATACCACGGAGAAGCACTGGATAAAAAAACACCCCTGCTCAGGTCCATGCAGGCTTTGTCGGAACAATCACTCAGGATTCTCAGGATTTTCGGTGACACCCATACAGAACGGGTTCATGCATCTGTCGGTGCCGAACAGGAGTATTTTCTTATTGATAAAACATTATATAACCAGCGGGCCGACTTGCAGTTTACAGGACGCACCCTTTTCGGTGCGCCGCCGCCCAAGGGACAGGAGATGGAGGATCACTATTTTGGCAGTATGAAGGAACGGATTACCGATTTCATGCGGCAGGTGGACGTGGAACTCTGGAAACTGGGCATCAGTGCCAAGACCAAACACCATGAAGTGGCACCGGGACAATATGAACTGGCGCTCATTCACAATAACTGCAATGTTGCAACGGACCATAATCAGCTTGTCATGGATACTATCAGTAAAATTGCCGAGCGGAATGACCTGGTCTGTCTGCTCCACGCGAAACCTTTTAAAGGCATCAACGGATCGGGAAAACACAATAACTGGTCCATAGTGACCGATCAGGGTGTCAACTTGCTGGAACCGGGTTTTACACCGGAAGAAAAACTCCGTTTTCTCGTCTTTCTTACGGCTATCCTGAAGGCTGTGGATAGTCATGCCGATGTACTTCGCCTGGGTGCTTCCACACCGGATAATGATGAAAGACTGGGACAACATGAGGCTCCTCCGGCAATTATTTCCGTCTTCCTGGGGGATTTTCTGACCCATCTCCTGGAAAATCTGGAAAAAGGTGCGGACAGTACGAAAAAATTTACAAAAACCCTCAGCGGAGGTGTAAATACCCTCCCACCTGTCCTGAGGGATAATACGGACCGGAACCGGACATCCCCCTTTGCCTTTACGGGGAATAAATTTGAATTCCGGATGGTCTCATCCCTGGCTTCCGTGGCCCGCCCCAATATAATGCTGAATACGATAGTGGCTGATGTGCTGGATGAATTCGCAACACGTCTTGAATCCTCAAAAAATCCTCTGAAAGAAGCTCAGGACATGGTCAGGGAAACGTATTCCAGGCATAAAAGGGTTGTTTTTAACGGAAATGGATATGCTGATGAATGGCGACATGAGGCGAAAAAACGGGGACTCCCTGAATATCCTTCTTCTCTGGATGTCTACCCGGAACTTCTGTCGGAAAAAAATGTTGCGCTGTTTCAACGGCAGAAGGTTTTTAACCTGTCAGAACTCAAAGCGCGGACTGAAATTTATATTGATACCTATATGAAACAACTGCGGATCGAAGTTAATACCATGATCCGTATGGCTCAGACCGGGATTCTGCCGGCTGTTCTTCTCTATCAAAAAGAGCTTCTGGAACTTGTTAAAATTCAAAGTGATACAGGCATTCCACACAGCAGTGAAAAAGACTACTTGGAAAACTACCGCCGGCACGTCCTCGCCTTTATGAAAAATCTTAAATCCCTTGAATCGGCAGCATCCCAATATCAAGTCTGCAACCCGGAAAATTTTAAAGAATGCCTGACCATGCGGGATTCTTTACGAGCCATGATGAATGCACTCCGGGATGAAGGAGACTGGTTGGAATGCCATACACCGAAAGAGAAATGGCCGTTTCCGGTCTATGGAGAAATCCTTTATAGAGTGTAG